The genomic stretch TAAAAAGTGCAATTTCGAAAATTTCCTCGGACTCTTCGAATTTATTTGTGGCCACTTCTTCTACACCCCTTCACTTAAGTATCGTGTTGAAGGCCCCGTGGAAAAGTGGTATCGTGtgcaaaaaatttataaaaatatttcttcctTTTATGGTATAACTTTAGGTTGGTTTTAAAAAGCAGACTTATAccatttttaataaagaaacaaGTATATAAATTCATGAAATATATTTATCGTACTTCTAGTGCATCATAAGACATTGACTTGACTTGACTTTACTTGGACTAGATTCCACATTTTCACTTTTCTCTAAGCAAACGCAAATTTTATTGGAAGGTACCGACTCAGTTCTTAATAAAGGCGTTGAAGAAGAAGCACAACCACATTAAAAGTCTCAACAACAGGCTTGGAACACAGTTCGTAGGTTTCACTTGGCTAGGTGCGTACTTTTGTACAAAACATTGGAAGTTTTCTCAGATAAGGACTAACTTGTTAAGCTAACTCTTTctatatttcaaatttaaaaaaagcatttagTATTAGTATCACAACACAATTACGAAATAACATCAGGGGATTTctttaatatattataaaaaaattacaaacgtATACAATAACCATCTAGTATTATCAACATCTACATAAGAGTCCAGCTCTGTCTGTTATAATGATACAATTGGTTTGTGGCGAGAAAGAATGGTGTTGGATATTACAACAGAAGACTTTAAAAGGTTCCTCTCATAAAGTTttcgcatatttcgtggtttTTACAAGCAAAAAGATCAAAAGAAAATCGTTGATATAATTAAACTTAcaaatttaaaactaaattcgaaaatatttatagtttataaatatagtttttgaaaataatttatataaaatttcttttagCACGCCTGAGGTACCACAAAATGGTCATACATTTGATCTTCGATGGAAAACTGATGAACATTGTATTTCTTCACGTAAGAAAGCCCAGGAATTCTAAACTCTATCGATCCCGAGACAGGAGTTATTACATCATTTTGAGGATGATATTTCAATGTCCATGTATGTGTGAATGGGGCATCTGTTGCAGACCATGTCTGCATAATGTCACCATTTGGATCTTCCTTTGTCAAGATGGGTGTTAAATTAGCAAGCTCATAAAGAAAGCTGTTAAAAGAAGATCGAGATAAGCTGAAGCATTGTCCATTATAACCAACGtactataaaaaacaaaaatatagtaATACAATAATATTAATATACCAGATCTCGCAATTTGACTGATTTAGAATCATAATCAGCATGCGAAgctattaaaaaagtatttaatcTATATTTGATTTTACCTCTGTATAGTTTCCATTGGTATCCATTCTTAATATTTCAAATGATGTTGAAATTCCAGATTGTAGCGTTTTTCCAATTTCCTTTTTCGACAACATCTTGGTTTGTCCATCTTGATGAATATTTGTTTGTTCATGTCTAATTCTTGACACCTTCCCATTTCGTGTTTCAATGCCAGTGCCTTTGGTGACTAATGAAAAGCTAAGAGTCGAAGGAAATGGTGACGCGTTTTGTGAGCATATGGAATCAACTGGCACAACGCATTTCTGTCGAAAGTAACAGCTACATCTCGTGTTTGATGGACATTCAATgaaagttttgttgttgttcgtaACATATTGGTAATATCCTTTTAAATCATCACTGCAGTAACGTTCTGCATTAATAGCATGGAGAATGCATGTCGCGAAAGCAACTGCACTAACAAAATTTATGCGAGACATTCTTTGAGTTATATTCTTCTTCTGTGAGTGTTTCACTTCAAGTGTAGAATAGTGAAATAGCTTATTCCTCAGGTTTTATACGAGACTTCAAATCAATTAGATTACATTATAAAGTTAATTAATTAGTGTAGGCTgacaattaattaattaaaatatgTACACCCTCAACGTGAAGGTCAAAGATTCcgtattgttatttttatgtgCCTGAGTAAACAAAACTCGACCTTGGCGTCATTAAATTTCCAAATTTGTcagtaaagtttacaaaaaaacatgcgTATAATGATGGTTCAAACCACAcaggaattttatttaaaactatttaACGTGAAGTGAAAATCTACGTTTTGCACGACAATGCTCTGTCCATCACTTTCATTATATTCCAAACTACTTCCCGTTGACACACTTTTCAATCAACTCTTTCTTCTGTTC from Hydractinia symbiolongicarpus strain clone_291-10 chromosome 12, HSymV2.1, whole genome shotgun sequence encodes the following:
- the LOC130622567 gene encoding uncharacterized protein LOC130622567; the encoded protein is MSRINFVSAVAFATCILHAINAERYCSDDLKGYYQYVTNNNKTFIECPSNTRCSCYFRQKCVVPVDSICSQNASPFPSTLSFSLVTKGTGIETRNGKVSRIRHEQTNIHQDGQTKMLSKKEIGKTLQSGISTSFEILRMDTNGNYTEYVGYNGQCFSLSRSSFNSFLYELANLTPILTKEDPNGDIMQTWSATDAPFTHTWTLKYHPQNDVITPVSGSIEFRIPGLSYVKKYNVHQFSIEDQMYDHFVVPQAC